One genomic segment of Pseudomonas chlororaphis subsp. aurantiaca includes these proteins:
- a CDS encoding heavy metal response regulator transcription factor: MRILVVEDERKTADYLHQGLTESGYVVDRAATGVDGLYLIEQQNYELVILDVNLPEKDGWQVLEDMRKDNSTRVMMLSARGRLADKVKGLDLGADDYLVKPFEFPELLARVRTLLRRSENLPATDTLRVADLELDPRRHRAYRGSRRIDLTTKEFTLLQVLMRQSGEVLTRTQIISLVWDMNFDCDTNVVEVSISRLRAKIDDASDIKLIHTIRGVGYVLEVRQ; encoded by the coding sequence ATGCGCATTCTGGTTGTCGAAGACGAGCGTAAAACTGCCGATTACTTGCATCAGGGGCTGACCGAAAGCGGTTATGTGGTCGACCGCGCCGCCACCGGTGTCGACGGTCTTTACCTGATCGAACAGCAAAACTACGAACTGGTGATTCTGGACGTCAATCTGCCGGAAAAGGACGGCTGGCAAGTGCTGGAAGACATGCGCAAGGACAACAGTACCCGGGTGATGATGCTCTCGGCGCGCGGGCGCCTGGCCGACAAGGTCAAGGGGCTGGACCTGGGGGCCGACGATTATCTGGTCAAACCGTTCGAGTTCCCCGAACTGCTGGCGCGGGTGCGCACCCTGCTGCGGCGCAGCGAGAACCTGCCGGCGACCGACACCCTGCGGGTCGCCGACCTCGAGCTCGACCCGCGCCGGCACCGGGCCTATCGCGGTTCGCGGCGCATCGACCTGACCACCAAGGAATTCACCCTGTTGCAGGTGCTGATGCGCCAGTCGGGCGAGGTGCTGACCCGGACCCAGATCATTTCCCTGGTCTGGGACATGAACTTCGACTGCGACACCAACGTGGTGGAAGTCTCCATCAGCCGCCTGCGGGCGAAGATCGACGATGCCAGCGATATCAAGCTGATCCACACCATCCGTGGCGTCGGCTATGTCCTGGAAGTGCGCCAATGA
- a CDS encoding heavy metal sensor histidine kinase gives MKASQRTASSLSMRLGLTVSLMGAGLVLLLATLAYLALSHELGSLARQSLDSKLEQIRHTLTSDLKTGDIAARPHSLLDLVMGHDNLHLSIFGADPRAEALLNIGNRNLGPLPEALTQPESPAFLDWLDSAGNRLLSASSLITLRNGEQVRVVLSLDRANDQALLSAYLRSTVIALPLLLMLIGIGAWWVVQRGLAPLQQFSRVAAKVTTQDLTHRLSPDNLPRELAELAHSINFMLHRLDGGVQQLSQFSDDLAHELRSPITNLMGKAQVTLSRERPPHEYKAVLESSTEELERLTRIVSDMLFLAQVSHPASQVAFEEISLGEEARRVMELFALSAEEKHLGISLSGDGLVYGDRLMIQRAISNLLSNAIRHSPRAASISILVEEHDSSVSLSVGNPGAGIPEQHLEHLFERFYRVDSSRSRAEGGTGLGLAIVRSIMNLHQGRTEVSSVPGSFTLFRLVFARPNHPSRV, from the coding sequence ATGAAAGCCTCGCAACGCACCGCCAGCAGCCTGTCTATGCGCCTGGGCCTGACCGTCAGCCTGATGGGCGCCGGCCTGGTTTTGCTGCTCGCCACCCTGGCGTACCTGGCCCTCAGTCATGAACTGGGCAGCCTGGCGCGGCAAAGCCTGGACAGCAAGCTCGAACAGATCCGCCATACCCTGACCAGCGACCTGAAGACCGGCGATATCGCCGCCCGCCCGCATTCGCTGCTGGACCTGGTGATGGGCCACGACAACCTGCACCTGAGCATTTTCGGCGCCGATCCCCGGGCCGAAGCGCTGCTGAACATCGGCAACCGCAACCTGGGTCCGCTACCCGAAGCCCTGACCCAGCCGGAGAGCCCGGCGTTCCTCGACTGGCTCGACAGCGCCGGCAACCGGTTGCTCAGCGCCTCCAGCCTGATAACCCTGCGCAATGGCGAACAGGTGCGGGTGGTGCTGTCCCTGGACCGGGCCAACGACCAGGCGCTGCTCAGTGCCTACCTGCGGTCCACGGTGATCGCCCTGCCCTTGCTGCTGATGCTGATCGGCATCGGCGCCTGGTGGGTGGTGCAGCGCGGCCTGGCGCCGTTGCAGCAGTTCAGCCGGGTGGCCGCCAAGGTCACCACCCAGGATCTGACCCATCGCCTGTCGCCGGACAACCTGCCGCGGGAGCTGGCCGAGCTGGCCCACAGCATCAATTTCATGCTGCACCGGCTCGACGGCGGCGTGCAGCAACTCTCGCAATTCTCCGACGACCTGGCCCACGAGCTGCGCTCGCCCATCACCAACCTGATGGGCAAGGCCCAGGTCACCTTGTCCCGGGAACGCCCGCCCCATGAATACAAGGCAGTGCTGGAGTCTAGCACCGAGGAGCTGGAGCGCCTGACCCGGATCGTCAGCGACATGCTGTTCCTCGCCCAGGTCAGCCACCCGGCCTCCCAGGTGGCGTTCGAAGAAATCTCCCTGGGCGAAGAAGCGCGGCGGGTCATGGAACTGTTCGCCCTGAGCGCCGAGGAAAAACACCTGGGCATCAGCCTTTCCGGCGATGGCCTGGTGTACGGCGACCGCCTGATGATCCAGCGGGCGATCTCCAACCTGCTGTCCAACGCCATCCGCCACAGCCCCCGGGCGGCGAGCATTTCGATCCTGGTGGAGGAACACGATTCGAGCGTGTCGCTGTCGGTGGGCAACCCCGGCGCCGGTATCCCGGAGCAGCATCTGGAACACCTGTTCGAGCGTTTCTACCGGGTCGACAGCAGCCGCTCGCGCGCCGAAGGCGGTACGGGACTGGGCTTGGCGATCGTACGCTCGATCATGAACCTGCATCAGGGGCGGACCGAGGTCAGCAGCGTACCGGGCAGCTTTACCTTGTTCCGCCTGGTGTTTGCCCGGCCCAATCATCCGTCGCGGGTGTAA
- the chrA gene encoding chromate efflux transporter has protein sequence MNSRPQHAPVIHRDSAWAVFLVFLRLGLSSFGGPVAHLGYFRTEFVQRRAWLSEAAYAELIALCQFLPGPASSQVGFALGWSRAGLAGALSAWLGFTLPSALILIALAMGLTGSGTGLPGGLVHGLKIVAVAVVAQALWGMAHALCRGPLRMLITLASAASVLLWPSTLGQVCVMLLAGVVGAGLLQPTFNNREDGLAIMVGKRTGYLALVLFALLLAALPLLAGFWPSLSLVLADGFYRAGALVFGGGHVVLPLLQSEVVAPGLLSNDLFLAGYAAAQAVPGPLFSFSAFLGAAIDGWSGALLCLVMIFLPAMLLIVGVLPFWQNLRHLGWVQAALAGVNAAVVGLLAAALYDPLWTSTILKPLDLALALLALAALMRWRLPSWLVVLAGGAVGLLLGA, from the coding sequence ATGAATTCACGCCCCCAGCATGCCCCCGTGATCCACCGTGACAGCGCCTGGGCGGTGTTCCTGGTGTTCCTGCGGCTGGGGCTGAGCTCCTTCGGCGGGCCGGTGGCGCACCTGGGGTACTTCCGTACCGAGTTCGTCCAGCGCCGCGCCTGGCTGAGCGAGGCGGCCTATGCCGAACTGATTGCCCTGTGCCAGTTCCTCCCGGGGCCCGCCAGCAGCCAGGTGGGCTTCGCCCTCGGCTGGTCGCGGGCCGGCCTGGCCGGTGCGCTGAGTGCCTGGCTGGGGTTCACCTTGCCCTCGGCGCTGATCCTGATTGCCCTGGCCATGGGCTTGACCGGTAGCGGCACGGGGCTGCCCGGCGGACTGGTGCATGGCCTGAAGATAGTCGCGGTGGCGGTGGTGGCCCAGGCGTTGTGGGGCATGGCCCATGCCTTGTGCCGCGGGCCGCTGCGCATGCTGATCACACTTGCCTCGGCGGCCAGTGTGCTGCTCTGGCCGAGCACCCTCGGCCAGGTCTGCGTCATGTTGCTGGCGGGCGTGGTCGGCGCGGGCCTGCTCCAGCCGACCTTCAACAACCGCGAAGACGGCCTGGCGATTATGGTCGGCAAGCGTACGGGCTACCTGGCCCTTGTGCTATTTGCCCTGTTGCTGGCGGCTTTGCCGCTGCTGGCCGGGTTCTGGCCCAGCCTGTCGCTGGTGCTGGCCGACGGTTTCTATCGCGCCGGTGCCCTGGTGTTCGGTGGCGGCCATGTGGTGCTGCCGCTATTGCAGAGCGAGGTGGTCGCACCGGGCCTGCTGAGCAACGATCTGTTCCTCGCCGGTTATGCCGCCGCCCAGGCGGTGCCGGGGCCCTTGTTTTCTTTCTCGGCCTTTCTCGGCGCAGCCATCGACGGCTGGAGCGGCGCGCTGCTGTGCCTGGTGATGATTTTCCTGCCGGCCATGCTGCTGATCGTCGGCGTCCTGCCGTTCTGGCAGAACCTGCGCCACCTGGGCTGGGTCCAGGCCGCGCTGGCCGGAGTCAATGCAGCGGTGGTCGGCCTGCTGGCGGCGGCGCTGTACGACCCGCTGTGGACCAGCACCATCCTCAAGCCGCTGGACCTGGCGCTGGCGCTGCTGGCCCTGGCCGCGTTGATGCGCTGGAGGCTGCCGTCCTGGCTGGTGGTGCTCGCTGGTGGCGCCGTCGGCCTGCTGCTGGGGGCCTGA
- a CDS encoding GNAT family N-acetyltransferase — protein MDVADVLVLQASYTNPVHAEAIALVLNHYAQDPMGGGQPLDADLLRQLPGELAKRPHAFSVLAFVGGEPAGLVNCFEGFSTFAGRPLVNVHDVSVIDKFRGLGLSQKMLQKVEEIARQRGCCKITLEVLEGNAVAQASYRKFGFDDARLDPSHGRMLFWNKTL, from the coding sequence ATGGACGTTGCAGACGTATTGGTACTCCAGGCCAGCTACACCAACCCGGTACACGCCGAGGCAATCGCCCTGGTGCTTAATCACTATGCCCAGGACCCGATGGGTGGCGGCCAGCCGCTGGACGCCGATCTGTTGCGGCAATTGCCCGGCGAACTGGCCAAGCGCCCCCATGCTTTCAGCGTGCTGGCCTTTGTCGGTGGCGAACCGGCCGGGCTGGTGAATTGCTTCGAGGGTTTTTCCACCTTTGCCGGCCGGCCGCTGGTCAATGTGCACGACGTGTCGGTGATCGATAAATTCCGCGGCCTGGGCCTGAGCCAGAAGATGCTGCAGAAGGTCGAGGAGATTGCCCGCCAGCGCGGCTGCTGCAAGATCACCCTGGAAGTGCTGGAGGGCAACGCGGTGGCCCAGGCGTCCTACCGCAAGTTCGGCTTCGACGACGCCAGGCTCGACCCGAGCCATGGCCGGATGCTGTTCTGGAACAAGACCCTGTAG
- a CDS encoding DinB family protein yields MNQPLSHHLLTMAYQNAWANHRLGKAWETLTPSELAAPRVSFFPSLKATLNHILTCDWFYVDALERELRGEAPRADCYVFFEIEEPFDQAADLRREQALVDRRLIAYCEQQRDVDLARIVTIAREKPQRDTRLRMLSHLFAHQLHHRGQVHAMLSGTRVAPPQLDEFFCAGEAALRAEDFAELGWSEAQIWGAEAVEEKER; encoded by the coding sequence GTGAACCAGCCCCTGTCCCATCATCTGCTGACCATGGCTTACCAGAACGCCTGGGCCAATCACCGCCTGGGCAAGGCCTGGGAAACACTCACCCCGAGCGAGCTGGCGGCGCCGCGGGTGAGCTTCTTTCCCAGCCTCAAAGCCACCCTCAACCACATCCTCACCTGCGACTGGTTCTACGTCGACGCGCTGGAGCGGGAGCTGCGCGGCGAGGCGCCACGGGCCGACTGCTATGTGTTTTTCGAGATTGAGGAACCTTTCGACCAGGCCGCCGACCTGCGGCGAGAGCAGGCGCTGGTGGACCGCCGGCTGATCGCCTACTGCGAGCAGCAGCGGGATGTGGACCTTGCGCGTATCGTCACCATCGCCCGGGAAAAACCGCAGCGCGATACCCGGCTGCGCATGCTTTCGCACCTGTTCGCGCACCAGTTGCATCACCGTGGCCAGGTGCACGCCATGCTCAGTGGCACCCGGGTGGCGCCGCCGCAGCTGGACGAGTTCTTCTGCGCGGGCGAGGCGGCCCTGCGCGCCGAGGACTTTGCCGAGCTGGGCTGGAGCGAAGCGCAGATCTGGGGCGCGGAGGCGGTCGAGGAAAAAGAACGGTAG
- the zapE gene encoding cell division protein ZapE, which yields MPFDSPLSAYQYALQERGFVADEAQERAMLALQQCHVALHEGRKSITGVYLWGPVGRGKTWLMDQFYQSLEVPARRQHFHHFMGWVHQRSFQLTGTADPLQALARELSEEVRVLCFDELFVNDIGDAIILGRLFQVMFEQGVVMVCTSNQPPQQLYADGFNRERFLPAIAAIEAHMQVVAVDGAQDHRLHPGALTQRYWVTPDGQPSALGPVFEQLAAGQAASSAVLPVGYREVQVIKTSERVLWCRFADLCEQPFAAMDFMALCDRFSAILLSEVPELSAQQRPGRIARGTEDGAERVVAGDRELPQLSIHDDSVRRFIALVDECYDRKVPLYLEARVPMEALYTEGYLEFPFRRTLSRLKEMQLQRFG from the coding sequence ATGCCTTTCGATTCTCCCCTCAGCGCCTATCAGTACGCCCTCCAGGAGCGCGGTTTTGTCGCCGACGAGGCCCAGGAGCGGGCGATGCTGGCCCTGCAGCAGTGCCATGTCGCCCTGCATGAAGGGCGCAAGTCGATCACCGGGGTCTATCTGTGGGGCCCCGTGGGACGGGGCAAGACCTGGCTGATGGACCAGTTCTATCAAAGCCTCGAGGTGCCGGCGCGGCGTCAGCACTTCCACCATTTCATGGGCTGGGTCCACCAGCGTTCGTTCCAGTTGACCGGCACCGCCGACCCGCTGCAGGCCCTGGCCCGGGAGCTGAGCGAAGAGGTGCGGGTGCTGTGTTTCGACGAGCTGTTCGTCAACGACATCGGCGACGCGATCATTCTCGGTCGCCTGTTCCAAGTGATGTTCGAACAGGGCGTGGTGATGGTCTGCACCTCCAACCAGCCGCCGCAACAGCTGTATGCCGATGGCTTCAACCGCGAGCGTTTCCTGCCGGCGATCGCCGCGATCGAGGCGCATATGCAGGTGGTGGCGGTGGATGGCGCCCAGGACCATCGCCTGCACCCGGGGGCGCTGACCCAGCGTTATTGGGTGACCCCGGACGGCCAACCGAGCGCCCTGGGCCCGGTGTTCGAACAACTGGCGGCGGGGCAGGCGGCGTCCAGCGCGGTGTTGCCGGTGGGTTACCGCGAGGTCCAGGTGATCAAGACCAGCGAGCGGGTGCTCTGGTGCCGTTTCGCCGACCTGTGCGAGCAGCCGTTCGCCGCCATGGACTTCATGGCCCTGTGCGACCGTTTCAGCGCGATCCTGCTCAGCGAAGTGCCCGAACTCAGTGCGCAACAGCGCCCGGGACGGATTGCCCGGGGCACCGAGGACGGCGCCGAGCGAGTCGTGGCCGGCGATCGCGAGCTGCCGCAGCTGTCGATCCACGATGACAGTGTGCGGCGGTTCATCGCCCTGGTGGACGAGTGCTACGACCGCAAGGTGCCGCTGTACCTCGAGGCGCGGGTGCCGATGGAGGCGTTGTACACCGAGGGCTACCTGGAGTTTCCATTCCGCCGTACCCTCAGTCGTCTGAAGGAGATGCAGCTGCAGCGTTTCGGCTGA
- a CDS encoding nuclear transport factor 2 family protein, protein MSSTVTSLAPAIAAYLAATNGRDSSAVASFFAEDAQVFDEGQHQAGTRAIAQWMEDTARRYQPRLEVLKVQQRTGKVLVDNLISGSFPGSPLELRYVFRLDEQGKIARLDISL, encoded by the coding sequence ATGTCCAGCACAGTCACTTCTCTCGCACCGGCCATCGCCGCCTACCTCGCGGCCACCAATGGTCGTGACAGTTCGGCGGTCGCCAGTTTCTTCGCCGAAGACGCCCAGGTGTTCGATGAGGGCCAGCATCAGGCCGGCACCCGGGCCATCGCCCAATGGATGGAAGACACCGCCCGCCGTTACCAGCCACGGCTCGAGGTGCTCAAGGTCCAGCAGCGCACCGGCAAGGTGCTGGTGGACAACCTGATCTCCGGCAGCTTCCCCGGCAGCCCGCTGGAATTGCGCTACGTGTTCCGGCTCGACGAGCAGGGCAAGATCGCCCGGCTGGATATCTCGCTGTAG
- a CDS encoding helix-turn-helix transcriptional regulator yields the protein MSRTTRLLTLLQVLRGKRCPVTAAALAAELEVSERTLYRDIAELTALGAPIHGEAGIGYVLRSGLFLPPLMLNADETEAIVLGLRYVDQRGDEVLGKAAADALAKIAAVLAPAAQEALHNPTVLPGPPAYRYPENVVPLNVFRQAIREQAKLHIDYADVNKTPSQRLIWPLALGFMNEARVIVAWCELRDDFRTFRTDRIAAASEQGQRYPGRRSDLLRTWRQRMQLDDAGRFTPDKN from the coding sequence GTGTCGCGCACCACTCGTTTGTTGACCTTGTTGCAAGTGCTGCGCGGCAAGCGCTGCCCGGTGACCGCCGCGGCGCTGGCGGCCGAGCTGGAGGTGTCCGAGCGCACCCTGTACCGCGATATCGCCGAGCTGACGGCCCTGGGCGCGCCGATCCATGGCGAGGCCGGGATCGGCTATGTGCTGCGCAGCGGCCTGTTTCTGCCGCCGCTGATGCTCAACGCCGACGAGACCGAGGCCATCGTCCTCGGCCTGCGTTATGTCGACCAGCGTGGCGACGAGGTACTCGGCAAGGCCGCCGCCGATGCCCTGGCGAAGATCGCCGCGGTGCTGGCCCCGGCGGCCCAGGAAGCCTTGCACAACCCGACGGTGCTGCCCGGCCCGCCGGCATACCGCTATCCGGAAAACGTGGTGCCGCTGAATGTATTTCGTCAGGCGATCCGCGAGCAGGCCAAGCTGCACATCGATTACGCCGACGTGAACAAGACCCCCAGCCAGCGCCTGATCTGGCCGCTGGCCCTGGGCTTCATGAACGAGGCGCGGGTGATAGTCGCCTGGTGTGAGCTGCGCGACGATTTCCGCACTTTTCGCACCGACCGGATCGCCGCCGCGAGCGAGCAGGGCCAGCGATATCCGGGGCGCCGCAGCGACCTGTTGCGCACCTGGCGCCAGCGCATGCAACTGGACGATGCCGGGCGTTTCACTCCTGACAAGAATTGA
- the speB gene encoding agmatinase, whose protein sequence is MDIANRNDQALTRDSLYGTAAESTYAGITSFMRRRYSRDLRGVDVAVSGVPFDTATSNRPGARFGPRGIRAASTGIAWERHWPWTFDPFDHLAVVDYGDCAFDSGVPQSVPERIEAHAEQILGSGSAMLTFGGDHFITYPLLKAHARKHGPLALIHFDAHSDTWPDEEGKRIDHGTMFWHAAREGLVDPARSVQIGLRTTNDDHQGFQVLDARQVHRRGCEAIVEAIRQRVGEQPVYLTFDIDCLDPAFAPGTGTPVCGGLSTLQALEILGGLRGINLVGMDVVEVAPAYDSAEITSLAAATLAMEMLCLYAARHKVDR, encoded by the coding sequence ATGGATATCGCCAACCGCAACGACCAGGCCCTGACCCGTGACAGCCTGTACGGCACCGCCGCCGAAAGCACCTACGCCGGCATCACCAGCTTCATGCGCCGCCGCTACAGCCGCGACCTGCGCGGGGTGGATGTGGCGGTCAGCGGCGTGCCGTTCGATACCGCCACCAGCAACCGCCCCGGCGCGCGTTTCGGCCCACGGGGGATTCGCGCGGCCTCCACCGGCATCGCCTGGGAGCGCCACTGGCCGTGGACGTTCGATCCGTTCGACCATTTGGCGGTGGTCGACTACGGCGATTGCGCCTTCGATTCCGGGGTGCCGCAGTCGGTGCCGGAGCGCATCGAGGCCCATGCCGAGCAGATCCTCGGCAGCGGCAGCGCGATGCTGACCTTCGGCGGCGACCACTTCATCACCTATCCGCTGCTCAAGGCCCATGCGCGCAAGCACGGTCCGCTGGCGCTGATCCACTTCGATGCCCACAGCGATACCTGGCCGGACGAAGAGGGCAAGCGCATCGACCACGGCACCATGTTCTGGCACGCGGCCAGGGAAGGGCTGGTGGACCCGGCGCGGTCGGTGCAGATCGGCCTGCGCACCACCAATGACGATCACCAGGGGTTCCAGGTGCTGGATGCGCGGCAGGTGCATCGGCGCGGTTGCGAAGCGATCGTCGAGGCGATCCGCCAGCGGGTCGGCGAGCAGCCGGTGTACTTGACCTTCGACATCGACTGCCTCGACCCGGCCTTCGCCCCCGGTACCGGCACTCCGGTGTGCGGCGGCCTGAGCACGCTGCAGGCGCTGGAGATCCTCGGTGGCCTGCGTGGCATCAACCTGGTGGGCATGGACGTGGTGGAAGTGGCCCCCGCCTATGACAGCGCGGAAATCACCTCGCTGGCGGCGGCCACCCTGGCGATGGAAATGCTCTGCCTGTATGCGGCGCGGCATAAGGTCGATCGGTAG
- a CDS encoding LysR family transcriptional regulator, whose product MLGQLHDLDLHLLRLFVCVVECGGFSAAQGELGLSQSSISQQMAKLETRLGYRLCSRGKGGFRLTPKGEQLLLATRSLFDSIEQFRHQSNGVAGRLLGEVRLGLSEALDPAVLQKVAEAIRRFRQRDESVRIEMLSAMTGEMERLLLQQRLDLAIGYFSKVQSAFDYRQLFTETQHLYCGRGHPLFAQDNPDLDELHRADKVDHSYRLPRNDEPLRGVPGSACSQQVEATLTFILSGQHIGYLPSHFARAWEDQGLLKALRPRELSYDVGFYLARHRAQAPGDAQQAFEEDLLAAFGQAPHPLAATVD is encoded by the coding sequence ATGCTCGGCCAACTGCACGACCTCGACCTGCACCTGCTGCGCCTGTTCGTCTGTGTGGTCGAATGCGGCGGCTTCAGCGCCGCCCAGGGCGAACTGGGGTTGAGCCAGTCGAGCATCAGCCAGCAGATGGCCAAGCTGGAAACCCGCCTCGGCTATCGCCTGTGCAGCCGTGGCAAGGGAGGCTTTCGCCTGACACCCAAGGGCGAACAACTGCTGCTGGCGACCCGCAGCCTGTTCGACTCCATCGAGCAGTTTCGCCATCAGTCCAACGGGGTGGCCGGGCGTTTGCTCGGCGAGGTGCGCCTGGGCCTGTCGGAGGCGCTCGACCCGGCGGTGTTGCAGAAAGTCGCCGAGGCGATCCGGCGCTTTCGCCAGCGCGACGAATCGGTGCGCATCGAGATGCTGAGCGCCATGACCGGCGAGATGGAACGCCTGCTGTTGCAGCAGCGCCTGGACCTGGCGATCGGCTATTTCTCCAAGGTGCAGAGTGCCTTCGATTACCGGCAGCTGTTCACGGAAACCCAGCACCTGTACTGCGGGCGCGGCCATCCGCTGTTCGCTCAGGACAACCCGGACCTGGACGAACTGCATCGCGCCGACAAGGTCGACCACAGCTACCGACTGCCGAGAAACGACGAGCCGTTGCGGGGCGTGCCCGGCTCGGCCTGTTCCCAGCAGGTCGAGGCCACCCTCACCTTCATCCTCTCGGGCCAGCATATCGGCTATCTGCCCAGCCACTTTGCCCGCGCCTGGGAAGACCAGGGCCTGCTCAAGGCCTTGCGCCCGCGGGAGTTGAGCTACGACGTCGGCTTCTACCTGGCCCGCCACCGCGCCCAGGCTCCCGGCGATGCGCAGCAGGCCTTCGAGGAAGACCTGCTGGCCGCCTTCGGGCAAGCGCCGCATCCGCTAGCCGCTACCGTCGATTGA
- a CDS encoding nucleobase:cation symporter-2 family protein translates to MTAPDRSTPRYKSDLIYGLEDRPHFSAAIFAALQHVLASFVGIISPTLIFGGVLGLQNETPYLISMALFVSGLGTFVQARRLGPIGSGLLCVQGTSFSFISVLLSAGLMVKGRGGSNEEILSTIFGICFCAAFIEMFLSQFIGKLRKLITPVVTGTIITLMGLSLIKVAVTDMAGGFGAPDLGAASNLGLAALVLLTIVILNRFSHPMLRLGSIVIGLTLGFVVAWLLGRVDLATMPEVPMVSVPVPFKYGFSFDLIAFIPLAVIFLISPLEAAGDLTANSMISQQPVKGPLYIKRIKSGLLADGFNSMVAAVFNSLPMVTFAQNNGVIQLTGVASRYVAYFIAGLLVLLGLFPVIGAVLQLMPKPVLGGATLIMFGTVAVAGIKILAEAGLHRRNVLIVAISLGMGLGVAAVPEVLRELPKALHNIFESPITVGAMCAILLNIFLPEEFIELEEDEFDPEAATLKVMQDPDVSTKSIA, encoded by the coding sequence ATGACCGCACCTGATCGCTCCACGCCGCGCTACAAGTCCGACCTGATCTATGGCCTGGAGGACCGCCCGCATTTCAGCGCGGCGATCTTCGCCGCGCTGCAACACGTGCTGGCGAGCTTTGTCGGCATCATCTCCCCGACCCTGATCTTCGGCGGCGTGCTGGGCCTGCAGAACGAAACGCCCTACCTGATCAGCATGGCGCTGTTCGTCTCGGGCCTGGGCACCTTCGTCCAGGCCCGGCGCCTGGGGCCGATCGGCTCCGGGCTGCTGTGCGTGCAGGGCACCAGCTTTTCCTTTATCAGCGTGCTGCTCAGCGCCGGGCTGATGGTCAAGGGCCGTGGCGGCAGCAACGAGGAGATCCTCTCGACCATCTTCGGCATCTGCTTCTGCGCGGCCTTTATCGAGATGTTCCTCAGCCAGTTCATCGGCAAGCTGCGCAAGCTGATCACCCCGGTGGTCACCGGCACCATCATCACCCTGATGGGCCTGTCGCTGATCAAGGTGGCGGTCACCGACATGGCCGGCGGCTTCGGTGCGCCGGACCTGGGCGCCGCCAGCAACCTCGGCCTGGCCGCCCTGGTGCTGCTGACCATCGTGATCCTCAACCGCTTCAGCCACCCGATGCTGCGCCTGGGCTCGATCGTCATCGGCCTGACCCTGGGCTTCGTGGTCGCCTGGCTGCTGGGCCGGGTCGATTTGGCGACGATGCCGGAAGTGCCGATGGTCAGCGTGCCGGTGCCGTTCAAGTACGGTTTCTCCTTCGACCTGATCGCCTTCATCCCGCTGGCGGTGATTTTCCTGATCTCGCCCCTGGAAGCGGCCGGCGACCTGACCGCCAACTCGATGATTTCCCAGCAGCCGGTCAAGGGCCCGCTGTACATCAAGCGCATCAAGTCCGGGCTGCTGGCCGACGGTTTCAACTCGATGGTGGCGGCGGTGTTCAACAGCCTGCCGATGGTCACCTTCGCCCAGAACAACGGGGTGATTCAGCTGACCGGCGTGGCCAGCCGCTACGTGGCGTACTTCATCGCCGGCCTGCTGGTGCTGCTGGGGCTGTTCCCGGTGATCGGCGCGGTGCTGCAACTGATGCCCAAGCCGGTGCTGGGCGGCGCCACCCTGATCATGTTCGGCACCGTGGCCGTGGCCGGGATCAAGATCCTCGCCGAAGCCGGGCTGCATCGACGCAATGTGCTGATCGTGGCCATTTCCCTGGGCATGGGCCTGGGCGTGGCGGCGGTGCCGGAAGTCCTGCGCGAACTGCCCAAGGCGCTGCACAACATCTTCGAATCACCGATCACCGTGGGCGCGATGTGCGCGATCCTGCTGAACATCTTCCTGCCGGAAGAATTCATCGAGCTGGAAGAAGACGAGTTCGACCCGGAAGCGGCGACCCTCAAGGTCATGCAGGACCCGGATGTAAGCACCAAGTCCATCGCCTGA
- a CDS encoding LEA type 2 family protein, translating into MRRFLGLTLSLLLLSLNACALFPQHDPLNINVVGIEPLPGQDLEVRFAIKLRLQNPNETAINYNGVALDLEVNGRPLASGVSDQSGSIGRFSEGVLVVPVSVSAFAVLRQTLGLSQTQSLDDLPYVLRGKLAGGPFGTMRFVEKGQLSLPKTANFTW; encoded by the coding sequence ATGCGCAGATTCCTCGGCCTCACCCTTTCCTTGCTGTTGCTCAGCCTGAACGCCTGCGCCCTGTTTCCCCAGCACGATCCGCTGAATATCAATGTGGTCGGTATCGAACCCCTGCCCGGCCAGGACCTGGAAGTGCGTTTCGCAATCAAGCTGCGCCTGCAGAACCCCAACGAAACCGCGATCAACTACAACGGCGTGGCCCTGGACCTTGAGGTCAACGGCCGGCCGCTGGCCTCCGGGGTCAGCGACCAGAGCGGCAGCATCGGGCGCTTCTCCGAGGGCGTGCTGGTGGTGCCGGTCAGCGTCTCGGCCTTCGCCGTGCTGCGACAGACCCTGGGCCTGAGCCAGACGCAAAGCCTCGACGACCTGCCCTACGTGCTGCGCGGCAAGCTCGCCGGCGGCCCGTTCGGCACTATGCGTTTCGTCGAAAAAGGCCAGCTGAGCCTGCCGAAGACCGCCAACTTCACCTGGTAA